The genomic window GACAGGATTTTTGCGGAACTTAAGACTGAAACCTGGCCTCTATCTCTGAATTTCCAAATTGGCGTTGCTATGGAAGTTCTTAATAATGAAGTACACCGCATAACTTTAGCCTCTGATGCACTGCATCCGAGCGACAATACAGAATCCATTAATGTAGGCATGGAATATGCTTTGAGAGAAATGTTTTTTTTCCGCGCAGGATATCAGACCCTATTTATGCGCGACACAGAAGAGGGGCTTACTCTCGGCGGGGGGATTAACATGAAATTCATGAGAGGCCTTAAGCTCAGGCTTGATTATGCCTATGCTGATTTCGGACGGCTTCAGAATGCACAGCAATTAACATTGAGAATACAGTTTTAGGATGAGTTTAATTTATGATTTTTAAAATAATTGAAGATTCTTTTAAAAGAAAAAGAATGATCAGAAAACTTCTGCCTGTTTATATTTGTCTTCTCATTAGTTTCCTGATTATCCTGTTTGGTTCATGCCAGTCAGGAGGGAATCATTCGGGATCAGGGGAGATGATCTACTGGTCATCCAATAATCAGGATGAAATCAATCTTGCGAGAGAGGTTGTTGCCGAGTGGAATTCCCTCCATCCTGATATGAAAGTGAAACATCAGCCTGTGCCTGAAGGTGAGTCCAGCGAAGAGGTGATTCTCGCTGCAGTGGTGGGAAAGACAACACCTGACATTTATTCAAATATGTGGCCGGGAGATGTTGCCTCTTATGTACGTGCACACCAGCTTGTTAATTTTGACGGGTTTGCTGATTTTGATTCTGTGGCCTCTGATAGATACAGCAGTGACATTATTGAGCAGTCACGGTCAAAGAACGGACATATTTATCAGATTCTCTGGAAAACTAATCCTGTGATGCTGATTTTTAACACAACAATGTTTAAAGATGCAGGTGTAGCTGAGCCCGGAACATACTCTGAATATCTCGAAGCAGGCAGAAGAATCAGCCGTGATACTAACGGTGACGGCTATGTGGACAGATGGGTAGGTATTGCAGGTATCCGGGCAAGGTGGAGAGACAGGCTTTTTGATTTTTACCCTCTCTATATTGCGGCATCCGGCGGTAAAACCCTTTTGGAAAACGGAAAGGTGGCCTTTGACAATAAGTACGCTGTGGGCGTTTTTAAATTCTATCGTGATATTTATAAAAACAACTATTTCCCGAAAGAATTTACAACCGGACGCAGGGATTTTTTCCTGTCAGGATTGGTAGGTTCCAGAGTGGTCGGGCCGTGGGAAATCGTACATACTGAAAAGTTTAAATCTAAAGATTTTCATTATGACTTTATCCATGTGCCGGTTCCGGACAGCACACGGAAACCGATCTATACTTATGGAGATATGAAAAGTATTGTTATTTTTAAAAATTCAAAGCACCCCCGCGAAGCATGGAAATTTATCCAGTTCATGATTAACAGGGAGAATGACCTGAGGCTTTTGAAATTGGCTACTCAGCTACCCTTACGGCATGATATACTTAAGGACCCTTTTTACAAAAAGTATTTTAAAAATCATCCTAAAATGATTAAATTTGCCCTGCAGGAGAAATATATTAAAAATGTGGATGAATCGCCGACACTGAAAGAGGTGTTTGACGCTATTTCTCAGGAGTTTGAAGCATGTGTAGTTTACGGAGCCAAAACGC from bacterium includes these protein-coding regions:
- a CDS encoding sugar ABC transporter substrate-binding protein, giving the protein MIFKIIEDSFKRKRMIRKLLPVYICLLISFLIILFGSCQSGGNHSGSGEMIYWSSNNQDEINLAREVVAEWNSLHPDMKVKHQPVPEGESSEEVILAAVVGKTTPDIYSNMWPGDVASYVRAHQLVNFDGFADFDSVASDRYSSDIIEQSRSKNGHIYQILWKTNPVMLIFNTTMFKDAGVAEPGTYSEYLEAGRRISRDTNGDGYVDRWVGIAGIRARWRDRLFDFYPLYIAASGGKTLLENGKVAFDNKYAVGVFKFYRDIYKNNYFPKEFTTGRRDFFLSGLVGSRVVGPWEIVHTEKFKSKDFHYDFIHVPVPDSTRKPIYTYGDMKSIVIFKNSKHPREAWKFIQFMINRENDLRLLKLATQLPLRHDILKDPFYKKYFKNHPKMIKFALQEKYIKNVDESPTLKEVFDAISQEFEACVVYGAKTPEQAVHDAAVRARLVLE